One region of Dysidea avara chromosome 1, odDysAvar1.4, whole genome shotgun sequence genomic DNA includes:
- the LOC136247655 gene encoding collagen alpha-1(XIII) chain-like, whose amino-acid sequence MPGELGEPGPQGYRGVQGCRGRRGLNGDPGAMGPKGYNGVDGVHGKSGQNGSPGLKGYHGNQGFPGPDGPPGPPGPPGCACNNLFIQLDDYGFVKNTFSVLPQTVTDLIYTPRITLSCDRGPRLKGQKGRSGYPGKDGIPGPSGIPGHDGTPGIKGANGDPGFGGSIEGGYKGTSLSTMFGWNIISSKARSY is encoded by the exons ATGCCAGGAGAGCTAGGTGAACCAGGACCGCAGGGATACAGAGGAGTTCAAGGGTGTAGAGGACGACGTGGACTAAATGGAGATCCAGGAGCAATGGGACCAAAAGGATATAATGGTGTTGATGGTGTACATGGAAAAAGTGGGCAAAATGGCAGTCCAGGATTAAAAGGATATCATGGTAATCAAGGATTTCCTGGACCAGATGGTCCCCCTGGACCACCCGGTCCACCAGGATGTGCTTGTAATAACTTGTTTATTCAACTGGATGACTATGGATTTGTGAAAAATACTTTCAGTGTTCTACCCCAAACTGTCACAGacttgatatatacacccagAATTACATTGTCATGTGATCGTG GTCCTCGATTAAAAGGACAGAAAGGGAGATCTGGCTATCCAGGTAAAGATGGCATTCCTGGACCATCAGGAATTCCAGGTCATGATGGAACTCCAGGGATTAAGGGAGCAAATGGGGATCCAGGATTTGGTGGCTCAATTG AAGGAGGATATAAAGGAACATCTCTTAGTACCATGTTTGGCTGGAATATCATAAGCAGTAAAGCTAGGAGTTATTAA